Proteins co-encoded in one Methylomonas albis genomic window:
- a CDS encoding C40 family peptidase yields MSATPKTRKQNPWEKFLTFFGDIKIYPHPMFIVYDPGSYRIKGSDLREILDILQPGDILLRGYDNYLDGKFIGGTFSHAGFYYGEATDALDKPLARVGQQEDGKDWFTPGKQMVVHSMAEGVFMEDILTFTRCDKIAILRLPERVGKQTEQKVQVVSTETPDFSPEEERIYQALKGGDTVANADAIAQAKRLALAHLGYAYDFGFDFETHKSFSCTEFIYFIYRCVCPFVDVKLVEQSILFFSKKVLRPDDFLRTNLQQVLVKK; encoded by the coding sequence ATGAGTGCGACCCCAAAGACCCGTAAACAGAATCCCTGGGAAAAGTTTTTAACTTTTTTCGGTGACATTAAGATTTATCCGCACCCGATGTTCATCGTTTACGATCCTGGCTCTTACCGCATTAAGGGTTCAGACTTGCGTGAGATTCTCGACATACTGCAACCCGGCGATATCTTGCTGCGTGGTTACGACAATTATCTGGACGGAAAATTTATCGGCGGCACCTTTAGCCATGCCGGATTTTATTACGGCGAAGCTACGGACGCCTTGGATAAGCCGCTGGCGCGGGTTGGTCAGCAGGAGGACGGTAAAGACTGGTTTACGCCCGGCAAACAAATGGTGGTGCATTCCATGGCGGAAGGGGTATTCATGGAAGATATTTTGACTTTTACCCGTTGCGACAAGATCGCCATCCTGCGTTTACCGGAACGGGTGGGTAAACAAACCGAGCAGAAAGTACAGGTTGTCAGCACAGAGACGCCTGATTTCAGCCCGGAGGAAGAGCGCATTTATCAAGCTTTAAAAGGCGGCGATACGGTGGCCAATGCAGACGCAATCGCTCAGGCCAAAAGACTGGCGCTAGCGCATTTAGGCTATGCCTACGATTTTGGGTTTGATTTTGAAACCCACAAAAGTTTTAGCTGCACGGAGTTTATCTACTTTATTTACCGTTGCGTTTGCCCGTTTGTGGACGTCAAACTGGTCGAACAAAGCATCCTGTTTTTCAGCAAGAAAGTACTGCGTCCGGACGATTTCTTACGCACGAATTTACAACAGGTTTTGGTAAAAAAATGA
- the sodB gene encoding superoxide dismutase [Fe], translating to MAFELPALPYAKDALAPHISAETIEFHYGKHHQTYVTNLNNLVPGTEFEGLSLEEIVKKSSGGVFNNAAQIWNHTFYWNSLSPNGGGEPTGGLANAIERTFGSFEKFKEEFTKTAVTTFGSGWAWLVKNDKGGLELVSTSNAGCPLTAGQTPLLTCDVWEHAYYIDFRNLRPKYLEAFWALVNWEFASANYEA from the coding sequence ATGGCTTTTGAATTACCTGCATTACCGTACGCAAAAGACGCTTTGGCGCCGCACATTTCCGCAGAAACGATCGAATTCCACTACGGCAAACATCACCAAACTTATGTCACCAACCTGAACAATCTGGTTCCTGGCACCGAGTTTGAAGGCTTGTCTCTGGAAGAAATCGTGAAAAAATCTTCTGGCGGCGTATTCAACAACGCAGCACAAATCTGGAACCACACCTTTTATTGGAACAGCCTGTCTCCAAACGGCGGCGGCGAACCTACCGGTGGTTTGGCGAACGCCATTGAGAGAACTTTCGGTTCTTTCGAGAAATTCAAAGAAGAATTCACCAAAACCGCTGTTACCACTTTTGGTTCCGGCTGGGCGTGGTTGGTTAAAAATGATAAAGGCGGTTTGGAACTGGTTAGCACCAGCAATGCCGGTTGCCCTTTAACTGCCGGTCAAACGCCTTTATTGACTTGCGACGTTTGGGAACACGCTTATTACATTGATTTTCGCAATCTGCGTCCTAAATATCTGGAAGCGTTCTGGGCATTGGTTAACTGGGAATTCGCCAGCGCCAATTACGAAGCTTAA
- the lspA gene encoding signal peptidase II, giving the protein MLKWLWISAVTLVLDQASKLAVDGSMQLFESIPLIPYFNLTYVHNTGAAFSFLAQAGGWQRWLFAGLAVVMSSIIAVWLHRLQKHETLMAVALSLVLGGAIGNLIDRVAYGYVIDFLDVYYEDWHWPAFNIADSAICIGVGLMLLESFGVGRKAVDALE; this is encoded by the coding sequence ATGCTTAAGTGGTTGTGGATTTCCGCTGTGACACTGGTGCTGGATCAAGCCAGCAAACTGGCGGTGGACGGCTCCATGCAATTGTTCGAGTCGATCCCGTTGATTCCCTACTTTAATCTGACCTACGTGCACAACACCGGCGCGGCCTTCAGCTTCCTGGCCCAGGCCGGCGGCTGGCAGCGCTGGCTGTTCGCCGGTTTAGCAGTAGTGATGAGCAGCATCATTGCGGTTTGGCTGCATCGCTTACAAAAGCACGAAACCTTGATGGCCGTGGCTTTATCCTTGGTTTTGGGCGGCGCCATCGGCAATCTGATCGACCGCGTTGCTTACGGCTATGTCATAGACTTTCTGGATGTCTACTACGAGGACTGGCACTGGCCGGCGTTCAATATTGCCGACTCGGCGATTTGCATTGGCGTGGGGCTGATGTTGTTGGAGAGTTTTGGGGTAGGGCGCAAAGCGGTTGACGCTTTGGAATAG
- the ileS gene encoding isoleucine--tRNA ligase, whose amino-acid sequence MTMDYKQTLNLPKTEFAMKANLAQREPEMLKKWNENQLYQKIREVCAGRPKFVLHDGPPYANGAIHIGHAVNKVLKDIIVKSKTLSGFDAPYVPGWDCHGLPIELMVEKSVGKAGVKVTPAEFRKECRAYAKKQVNIQKEEFIRLGVLGDWDNPYLTMDFAFEADIVRALGKIAAKGHLSKGAKPVHWCTDCGSALAEAEVEYEDKHSPAIDVRFQVVDEHAFMAKCHHAGDREGKGPLSVVIWTTTPWTLPANQGVALNPDLEYAVVQCDIDGQTERLVIAEALLKDAVLRYGIGEHHIVGYCKGAALEHQLLQHPFYDRQVPIILGDHVTTDAGTGAVHTAPGHGQEDYVVGMKYGLPVDNPVGSNGVFLPSTELFAGLHVFTANDKVLEVLRERGKLLHHHALLHSYPHCWRHKTPIIFRATPQWFISMEKNGLRDTALNEVKRVDWIPDWGQARIEAMLNNRPDWCISRQRTWGVPIAFFVHKETGDLHPRTGELIEQVAKRIEQQGIDAWFELDAADLIGADAEHYQKMTDTLDVWFDSGVTHAAVLERREQLRFPADLYLEGSDQHRGWFQSSLLASVAMNDVAPYKQVLTHGFTVDAEGKKMSKSKGNVVLPQTVMKSLGADVLRLWVAGTDYRGEMSVSDEILKRTSDGYRRLRNTARFLLSNLDGFDPAQHLVAKDDLLALDRWAVDKAWQLQEEIKAAYHTYQFQSIYQKVLTFCSIDLGGFYLDIIKDRQYTAKEDCLARRSAQTAMYHVIEALTRWLAPITSYTADELWQFIPGQRGESVFLETWYEGLFPLDTNATISRDTWDKVIAVRTVVAKELEQLRGKSAIGASLNAEVELYCDDAYAAELNKLASELHFVFITSNAGVADMQFCPDDAVTTELDGVKLKVTVSEHPKCVRCWHQRYDIGEHPEHPELCGRCVENVAGNGETRRYA is encoded by the coding sequence ATGACCATGGATTACAAACAAACCCTGAACCTCCCCAAGACCGAGTTTGCGATGAAAGCCAATCTGGCGCAACGCGAACCGGAGATGCTGAAAAAATGGAACGAAAACCAGCTGTATCAAAAAATTCGCGAGGTGTGCGCCGGCCGGCCTAAATTTGTGTTGCACGACGGCCCTCCCTACGCCAACGGCGCGATTCACATCGGCCACGCGGTGAATAAGGTCCTGAAAGACATCATCGTCAAATCCAAAACCCTATCTGGCTTTGATGCGCCTTACGTGCCAGGCTGGGATTGCCACGGCTTGCCTATCGAGTTGATGGTGGAAAAGTCGGTCGGTAAGGCCGGTGTCAAAGTCACGCCTGCCGAGTTTCGTAAAGAATGTCGCGCTTACGCCAAGAAACAAGTCAACATCCAGAAAGAAGAATTCATCCGCTTGGGGGTGTTAGGTGATTGGGACAATCCGTATTTGACGATGGATTTTGCCTTTGAAGCCGACATCGTCCGCGCGCTGGGTAAAATCGCCGCCAAAGGCCATCTCAGCAAGGGCGCCAAGCCGGTGCATTGGTGTACCGATTGCGGTTCGGCGCTCGCCGAAGCGGAAGTGGAATACGAAGACAAACATTCGCCGGCTATCGATGTACGCTTTCAAGTGGTGGACGAACATGCTTTCATGGCAAAGTGCCATCATGCCGGCGACCGCGAAGGCAAAGGCCCGCTGTCGGTGGTGATCTGGACCACTACGCCGTGGACGCTGCCAGCCAACCAAGGCGTGGCCTTGAACCCCGATCTGGAATACGCCGTCGTGCAATGCGATATCGACGGCCAAACCGAGCGCTTGGTGATCGCCGAAGCCTTGTTGAAAGATGCGGTACTCCGTTACGGCATCGGCGAACACCACATCGTCGGCTATTGCAAAGGCGCGGCACTAGAACATCAATTGCTACAACATCCGTTTTATGACCGGCAAGTGCCTATCATCCTCGGCGACCACGTCACCACCGATGCCGGTACCGGCGCGGTACATACCGCTCCCGGCCACGGTCAGGAAGACTATGTGGTGGGCATGAAATACGGCTTGCCGGTGGACAACCCGGTCGGTAGCAACGGCGTGTTTTTGCCTAGCACCGAATTATTCGCCGGTCTGCATGTGTTTACCGCCAACGACAAAGTGTTGGAAGTCTTGCGCGAACGCGGCAAATTGCTGCATCACCACGCCTTGCTGCATAGCTATCCGCATTGCTGGCGCCACAAAACCCCGATTATTTTCCGCGCGACCCCGCAGTGGTTTATTTCTATGGAAAAAAACGGCCTGCGCGACACCGCCCTGAATGAAGTGAAGCGGGTGGACTGGATCCCCGATTGGGGCCAAGCGCGCATCGAAGCGATGCTGAATAACCGTCCGGACTGGTGTATCTCTCGCCAGCGCACCTGGGGCGTGCCCATCGCTTTTTTTGTGCATAAAGAAACGGGCGATTTGCATCCGCGTACCGGCGAATTGATCGAGCAAGTGGCCAAACGTATCGAACAACAAGGCATAGACGCCTGGTTTGAACTGGACGCGGCGGACTTGATTGGTGCCGATGCCGAGCATTACCAAAAAATGACCGACACGCTGGATGTCTGGTTCGACTCCGGCGTGACCCACGCGGCAGTTTTGGAACGCCGTGAGCAATTGCGCTTCCCGGCTGACCTGTATTTGGAAGGCTCGGATCAACATCGCGGCTGGTTCCAGTCATCCCTTTTGGCGTCGGTAGCGATGAACGATGTCGCGCCGTACAAACAAGTATTGACCCACGGCTTTACCGTCGATGCCGAGGGCAAGAAAATGTCCAAATCCAAAGGCAACGTGGTGTTGCCGCAAACCGTGATGAAATCGCTGGGTGCCGACGTACTGCGCTTGTGGGTAGCCGGTACCGATTATCGCGGCGAAATGTCGGTGTCCGACGAGATTCTGAAACGCACCTCCGACGGCTACCGCCGCCTGCGTAACACCGCCCGCTTCCTGTTATCCAATCTGGACGGCTTTGACCCGGCGCAACATCTGGTAGCCAAAGACGATTTGCTGGCGCTGGACCGCTGGGCAGTGGATAAAGCCTGGCAGTTGCAGGAAGAAATCAAAGCCGCGTACCACACCTATCAGTTCCAAAGCATTTACCAAAAAGTGCTGACTTTCTGCAGCATCGACTTGGGCGGCTTTTATCTGGACATCATCAAGGACAGACAATACACCGCCAAGGAAGATTGCCTAGCCCGGCGTTCTGCGCAAACCGCGATGTACCATGTTATCGAAGCGCTGACCCGCTGGTTGGCGCCTATCACCAGCTACACTGCCGATGAATTATGGCAATTCATTCCCGGTCAACGCGGGGAATCGGTATTTCTGGAAACCTGGTACGAAGGCCTGTTCCCACTGGACACCAATGCCACGATCAGCCGCGATACTTGGGACAAAGTGATAGCCGTGCGCACGGTAGTCGCCAAAGAACTGGAGCAACTGCGCGGCAAGAGCGCGATTGGCGCATCCTTGAATGCGGAAGTGGAATTGTATTGTGACGACGCTTACGCCGCCGAGCTGAATAAACTGGCCAGCGAGCTGCATTTTGTTTTCATCACCTCCAACGCCGGCGTCGCCGACATGCAATTCTGCCCGGACGATGCGGTGACGACTGAACTGGATGGCGTGAAATTGAAAGTCACGGTATCCGAGCATCCAAAATGCGTGCGCTGCTGGCACCAACGCTACGACATCGGCGAACACCCGGAGCATCCGGAACTGTGCGGCCGTTGCGTCGAAAACGTCGCCGGCAATGGCGAGACCCGTCGTTATGCTTAA